The following are from one region of the Prevotella communis genome:
- a CDS encoding smalltalk protein: protein MMKNKTFWKFAIQTAISVLSAIATALGVTSCMA, encoded by the coding sequence ATGATGAAGAACAAGACATTTTGGAAATTCGCAATCCAGACAGCCATTAGTGTGCTGTCGGCCATCGCAACGGCACTGGGAGTGACCAGCTGCATGGCATGA
- a CDS encoding glycoside hydrolase family 28 protein yields MLRKLISAMLVAVAVCAAAKNPYKQYTANLPFALPEFKAPKIPGRRVVLTDFGADPTGTKLCTDAFAKAIKTLSLQGGGHLIVPRGVWLTGPIVLRSNIDFHLEKGAVVLFAPDESLYPLVSTSFEGLDTRRCQSPLSASGAENISITGDGVIDGNGQYWRPVKRAKVTDSHWKRLLAVPGSVAIRKDYWVPSEGYAKGEKGANMNVPDVQTEADWQAVKRFLRPVMVSLVDCRNVLLQGVIFQNSPAWNIHPLMCENIIIDRILARNPAYAQNGDALDLESCKNALIVNSRFDAGDDGICIKSGKDADGRRRGMPCQNVVVDGCTVFAGHGGFVVGSEMSGGVRNISVRNCQFVGTDVGLRFKSTRGRGGIVENIFIDGISMTNIATYAVTFNMYYGGKSVAEVLAEGGTSSTSVAAMPVTDETPVFRHIDIRNVNCYHAGYAMEFNGLPEMPIDGIHLENIHISARHDATFQYSRNITKKNVNITLYQ; encoded by the coding sequence ATGCTTAGAAAACTAATTTCTGCTATGCTCGTTGCTGTGGCTGTGTGTGCCGCGGCCAAGAATCCTTACAAACAGTACACAGCCAACCTGCCCTTTGCCCTGCCGGAATTCAAGGCTCCCAAGATACCCGGGCGACGGGTGGTGCTGACCGATTTCGGTGCCGACCCCACAGGCACCAAGCTCTGCACCGACGCCTTTGCAAAGGCCATCAAGACACTGAGCCTGCAGGGTGGCGGACACCTCATCGTGCCCCGCGGCGTGTGGCTCACCGGACCTATCGTGCTCCGGTCAAACATTGATTTCCACCTGGAGAAAGGGGCCGTGGTGCTCTTCGCCCCCGACGAGTCGCTCTATCCCCTCGTCAGCACCTCGTTCGAGGGGCTCGACACCCGCCGCTGCCAGTCGCCCCTCAGTGCCAGCGGTGCCGAGAATATCAGCATCACGGGAGATGGCGTCATCGACGGCAACGGACAGTACTGGCGCCCCGTGAAGCGGGCCAAGGTCACCGACAGCCACTGGAAGCGCCTGCTGGCCGTCCCCGGCAGCGTGGCCATAAGAAAAGACTACTGGGTGCCTTCAGAGGGCTATGCCAAGGGCGAAAAGGGCGCCAACATGAATGTGCCCGACGTTCAGACAGAGGCCGACTGGCAGGCCGTGAAGCGCTTTCTGCGCCCCGTGATGGTAAGTTTGGTGGATTGCAGAAACGTGCTGCTGCAGGGCGTCATCTTCCAAAACTCGCCCGCATGGAACATCCACCCCCTGATGTGCGAGAATATCATCATCGACCGTATATTGGCTCGAAATCCTGCCTATGCGCAGAATGGCGACGCGCTCGACTTAGAGTCGTGCAAGAACGCCCTCATCGTCAACTCGCGCTTCGATGCCGGCGACGATGGTATCTGCATCAAGAGCGGCAAGGATGCCGACGGCCGCCGACGCGGTATGCCCTGCCAGAATGTGGTGGTCGACGGCTGCACCGTCTTTGCCGGTCACGGCGGCTTTGTGGTGGGCTCAGAGATGAGTGGTGGCGTCAGGAATATCTCCGTGCGCAACTGCCAGTTTGTGGGCACCGATGTGGGCCTGCGCTTCAAGTCCACCCGCGGTCGCGGCGGCATCGTGGAGAATATCTTCATCGACGGCATCTCTATGACCAATATCGCCACCTATGCCGTGACCTTCAATATGTACTATGGTGGCAAGTCGGTGGCCGAGGTGCTGGCCGAGGGCGGCACCAGCAGCACCAGTGTGGCTGCGATGCCCGTGACCGACGAGACGCCCGTATTCCGCCATATAGACATCCGCAACGTGAACTGCTATCATGCCGGCTATGCTATGGAGTTCAACGGGCTGCCCGAGATGCCCATAGACGGCATCCACCTGGAGAATATCCACATCTCCGCCCGTCATGATGCCACCTTCCAGTATAGCAGGAATATCACCAAGAAAAACGTGAATATCACGCTCTATCAGTAA
- a CDS encoding YebC/PmpR family DNA-binding transcriptional regulator, producing MGRAFEYRKATKLKRWGHMAKTFTKIGKQIAIAVKAGGPEPENNPALRAIIANAKRENMPKDNIERAIKNAMGKDQSDYKEVNYEGYGPHGIAIFVETLTDNTTRTVGDVRSVFNKFNGNLGTQGSLSFLFDHKAVFTFKKKDGLDMDEMILDLIDYGVEDEYDEDEEENSITIYADPSSFSAVQKHLEENGFEVTGAEFTRIPNDLKDVTAEQRETIDKMVEKLEDFDDVQTVYTNMKPEEA from the coding sequence ATGGGAAGAGCATTTGAATATCGTAAAGCTACAAAGCTGAAGAGATGGGGCCACATGGCCAAGACATTTACAAAAATCGGCAAGCAGATTGCCATCGCCGTGAAGGCTGGTGGTCCTGAGCCCGAGAACAACCCTGCGCTGCGTGCTATCATTGCCAACGCCAAGCGCGAGAACATGCCAAAGGACAACATTGAGCGTGCTATCAAGAACGCTATGGGTAAGGACCAGAGCGACTATAAGGAGGTGAACTACGAGGGATACGGTCCTCACGGCATCGCTATCTTCGTGGAGACGCTGACCGACAACACCACCCGCACCGTGGGCGACGTGCGCTCCGTGTTCAACAAGTTTAATGGCAACCTGGGCACACAGGGCTCACTGTCGTTCCTCTTCGACCACAAGGCAGTGTTCACCTTCAAGAAGAAGGACGGACTGGATATGGACGAGATGATTCTCGACCTGATTGACTACGGCGTGGAGGACGAGTACGACGAGGACGAGGAGGAGAACAGCATCACTATCTATGCCGACCCTTCAAGCTTCAGCGCAGTGCAGAAGCATCTGGAGGAGAACGGTTTCGAGGTGACCGGTGCCGAGTTCACTCGTATTCCTAACGACCTGAAGGACGTGACGGCCGAGCAGCGCGAGACCATCGACAAGATGGTGGAGAAGCTCGAGGACTTCGACGACGTGCAGACCGTCTATACCAACATGAAGCCCGAGGAGGCGTAA